The following are encoded together in the Deltaproteobacteria bacterium genome:
- a CDS encoding 6,7-dimethyl-8-ribityllumazine synthase: protein MIKTVEGKLLAEGLKFALVVSRFNDFICNRLLSGALDGLIRKGAKEEDLTIFMVPGAFEMPLVAKRLAQTKAFDAVICLAAVIRGATPHFDYVASEVSKGIANASLETGLPIIYGVLTTDTLEQAIERAGSKAGNKGFAAAEAAIEMVNLMRQI, encoded by the coding sequence ATGATCAAGACGGTGGAAGGCAAACTCCTGGCGGAGGGACTGAAATTTGCCCTGGTAGTGAGTCGATTCAACGATTTTATCTGCAACCGCCTACTGAGCGGGGCCTTGGATGGGCTGATCCGTAAAGGAGCGAAGGAAGAGGACCTGACCATCTTTATGGTGCCGGGAGCTTTTGAAATGCCCCTGGTCGCTAAGAGACTGGCCCAGACCAAAGCCTTTGATGCGGTGATCTGCCTAGCAGCAGTGATCCGGGGAGCTACCCCGCATTTTGATTATGTGGCCTCCGAGGTCAGCAAGGGCATCGCCAACGCCTCGCTGGAAACCGGGCTGCCGATCATTTATGGGGTGCTGACCACTGATACCCTGGAGCAGGCCATTGAGCGGGCCGGCAGCAAGGCTGGCAATAAAGGCTTTGCCGCCGCCGAAGCCGCCATCGAAATGGTCAACCTGATGCGGCAGATTTGA
- the nusB gene encoding transcription antitermination factor NusB — protein sequence MPRLSKSQAREWALQCLYLVEMAGPGRESPANPYWQYFRKGKNPPPYFKRLVDGVAEHCEELDALISRFAEHWRVERMAVIDRNLLRLAAFELLYLPQTPPKAVINEAVELAKRYGSEDSGAFINGILDRIWKAKCEQL from the coding sequence GTGCCCCGGCTTTCTAAAAGTCAGGCCCGCGAATGGGCGTTGCAGTGCCTTTATCTGGTGGAAATGGCCGGGCCGGGCAGAGAATCACCCGCTAACCCATACTGGCAATATTTTCGGAAAGGTAAAAATCCACCCCCCTATTTCAAGCGATTGGTGGATGGAGTCGCTGAACACTGCGAAGAGTTGGATGCCTTGATATCTCGATTCGCGGAGCATTGGCGGGTGGAACGGATGGCGGTAATCGATCGCAATCTTTTGAGGCTGGCCGCCTTCGAACTGCTCTACCTGCCTCAGACGCCGCCCAAAGCAGTGATCAACGAAGCCGTAGAGTTGGCTAAACGTTACGGCAGCGAGGATTCCGGGGCTTTTATTAACGGCATTCTGGATCGCATCTGGAAGGCTAAGTGTGAACAGCTTTAG
- the rpsF gene encoding 30S ribosomal protein S6, translating into MRRYESVFVVNPDLMDAEIQATINKFTGIISSWGGTLFNLEDWGRRKLAYKIKKFTRGYYVLTDFAGEPAVVAELERNYKLDDRIIRFLTIKTSDRVDVEAVKAELAAKPSPPPEETPEVEAAMPSPVEAVEPVPESPETEV; encoded by the coding sequence ATGCGACGCTACGAGTCGGTCTTTGTGGTCAACCCAGACCTGATGGATGCCGAAATCCAGGCAACCATCAACAAATTTACCGGTATTATCAGCTCCTGGGGCGGTACCCTATTTAATCTGGAAGACTGGGGGCGGCGAAAGTTGGCTTATAAGATTAAGAAATTTACCCGAGGCTATTATGTCCTGACGGATTTTGCGGGTGAACCGGCAGTGGTGGCGGAATTGGAGAGAAACTACAAGCTGGATGACCGGATTATCCGCTTTCTCACCATCAAAACCAGCGACCGGGTGGACGTGGAAGCAGTTAAAGCTGAGTTGGCGGCTAAGCCCTCGCCCCCCCCGGAAGAGACCCCTGAGGTTGAAGCCGCAATGCCATCTCCGGTCGAAGCAGTTGAGCCTGTTCCCGAATCCCCAGAAACGGAGGTTTAA
- a CDS encoding 30S ribosomal protein S18, producing the protein MAISPRRKRKTVFRRRKVCRFCVDNKLLVNYKDVNTLKHFVTERGKIIPRRISGNCARHQRQITTEIKRARLLALMPYTATLPQD; encoded by the coding sequence GTGGCCATATCTCCCAGGCGCAAGCGGAAAACCGTATTTCGGCGACGTAAGGTTTGCCGCTTCTGCGTTGATAACAAACTGCTGGTCAATTATAAAGACGTCAATACCTTGAAACATTTTGTTACCGAGCGTGGCAAAATTATTCCACGCCGTATTTCGGGAAACTGTGCTCGTCATCAACGCCAGATTACCACAGAAATCAAACGCGCCCGGCTTTTAGCCCTGATGCCCTATACTGCTACGTTGCCTCAGGATTAA
- a CDS encoding DUF2232 domain-containing protein gives MRKMEGVPVEATLVLRLVTGLFVLMMLYFASIQIPLVGPLVGTLIPLPIILVCRRVGWWSGFFLVLVAGGAILYLEHFFQFPGEIVHFLGLALIGLLLALLSQRGYSADRAIGFTVLVVAVIGGSVFIGQTLARGVSPFEYLTQTIGDLVKGFLALLGKEGIPPEQLMPDDLTVSGLIQLLVQISPALWLINTTLVVWLNMILSRAIWRRATGEETGPPLNLWKTPEWLVFVALGAGFGLLMPMGWISNVALNILLLCGLIYFYQGLAIVAFIFHQCQVPKIIRALGYPLLLLKPVTILVIGVGLVDLWFDFRRLHRPPSQA, from the coding sequence GTGCGGAAGATGGAGGGGGTTCCAGTGGAGGCAACCCTGGTTCTAAGGCTGGTAACTGGACTGTTTGTCCTGATGATGCTCTATTTTGCCTCCATTCAGATTCCTCTTGTTGGGCCGCTGGTGGGAACCCTGATCCCTCTGCCCATTATCCTGGTCTGTCGGCGGGTTGGTTGGTGGTCAGGGTTCTTTCTAGTCCTGGTGGCCGGAGGAGCCATCTTATACCTGGAACATTTTTTCCAATTTCCCGGAGAAATTGTTCATTTTCTAGGATTGGCCCTGATTGGCCTGCTCCTGGCTCTGCTGAGCCAACGCGGCTATTCCGCGGATCGAGCTATTGGCTTTACGGTTTTGGTGGTAGCTGTGATCGGGGGCTCGGTGTTCATCGGGCAGACGCTGGCCCGGGGCGTATCTCCGTTTGAGTATTTAACCCAGACCATCGGCGACCTGGTAAAAGGTTTTCTGGCCCTCTTGGGTAAGGAAGGGATTCCACCGGAGCAGTTGATGCCGGATGATCTTACCGTTTCCGGTCTAATCCAATTACTGGTCCAGATTAGCCCGGCCCTGTGGCTGATCAATACCACCCTGGTGGTCTGGTTAAATATGATTCTCAGCCGGGCCATTTGGCGGCGGGCCACCGGAGAGGAGACCGGGCCCCCTCTCAATCTGTGGAAGACACCGGAATGGCTAGTGTTCGTCGCCCTAGGGGCCGGTTTTGGACTATTGATGCCGATGGGATGGATCTCGAATGTAGCACTCAACATCTTGCTGCTCTGCGGTCTGATTTATTTCTATCAAGGATTGGCCATTGTGGCTTTCATTTTTCACCAGTGTCAGGTTCCCAAAATAATCAGGGCCCTGGGTTATCCGTTGTTGCTTCTCAAGCCGGTAACCATTCTAGTTATTGGGGTAGGTCTGGTTGATCTCTGGTTTGATTTTCGTCGCTTACATCGGCCGCCGTCCCAGGCCTGA
- a CDS encoding 50S ribosomal protein L9, whose product MKLILTEDLPGLGEVGNIVEVARGYGRNYLIPQGKALEATPANVARFEHQRARRQKTQEREKETALALAARLEGVTITIPQRVGEKERLYGSVTSAQIAEALTSRGFELDRKMLELPEPIKSLGTYEVTVRLHSGVRAKVMVEVIPETA is encoded by the coding sequence GTGAAATTGATCTTAACCGAAGATCTTCCTGGACTGGGAGAAGTCGGCAACATAGTAGAAGTTGCCCGGGGTTATGGACGTAACTACCTGATTCCCCAAGGTAAAGCCTTGGAGGCGACTCCAGCCAACGTGGCTCGCTTTGAGCACCAGCGGGCCCGCCGCCAAAAGACCCAGGAGCGGGAAAAAGAGACGGCGCTGGCCTTGGCCGCCCGCCTGGAAGGGGTGACGATCACCATCCCGCAACGGGTGGGCGAAAAGGAACGGCTTTATGGCTCGGTGACCTCGGCTCAGATTGCCGAAGCTTTAACCTCCAGAGGCTTTGAGCTGGATCGGAAGATGCTCGAACTGCCTGAGCCGATTAAATCCCTGGGGACTTACGAAGTCACGGTGCGGCTCCATTCCGGAGTCCGGGCAAAAGTAATGGTCGAGGTCATCCCCGAGACTGCCTAG
- the dnaB gene encoding replicative DNA helicase produces MTTVTAISRPKTETAERRPPANLEAEQSVLGAILLQGTALDRVVDLLSPEDFYREAHGRIYRAMLELYQRREPVDLVTVTARLHDRQILEEVGGPVFLAGLSEQVGTTANIEYYAKIVHDKSILRRLISRAEEIAGSCYTPVEDVAELLDWAESRVFEIAESTLHSGFHPVNKLVDSEIATLETIWSRGELISGVRSGFRELDKLTAGLQPSDLIVLAARPSMGKTALSLNIAYNAAFYSKIKVAFFSLEMSKEQLVRRLLSAVGLIDTSHLRRAFLTEDDWRSLQEAASHLMECPMVIDDTPAPSVLEVRAKCRRLKAEGNLGLVIIDYLQLIRGRKELASREQEISEISRSLKALAKELHVPVLALSQLNRRVEDRPNKRPQLADLRESGAIEQDADVVIFIYRDEVYKEDSPDKGTAEITIGKQRNGPTGKFKLAYRDKFTRFDDFAEGEAPADF; encoded by the coding sequence ATGACCACAGTGACCGCAATTTCCAGACCGAAAACCGAAACCGCGGAGCGGCGCCCACCTGCCAACCTGGAAGCCGAGCAGTCGGTGTTGGGAGCGATTCTGCTCCAGGGCACGGCCCTGGACCGGGTGGTTGATCTTTTGTCCCCGGAGGATTTTTATCGCGAGGCCCATGGCAGAATTTATCGAGCCATGCTGGAGCTTTACCAGCGGCGGGAACCCGTAGATCTGGTCACGGTGACGGCCCGCTTACATGATCGTCAGATCCTGGAAGAAGTTGGTGGACCCGTATTTTTAGCCGGGCTCAGCGAGCAGGTCGGCACCACCGCCAATATTGAATATTATGCCAAGATCGTCCATGACAAATCCATCCTGCGGCGTCTCATCTCCCGGGCCGAGGAAATCGCTGGCAGCTGTTATACGCCGGTCGAAGATGTAGCGGAATTGCTGGATTGGGCAGAGAGCCGGGTATTTGAGATTGCTGAGTCTACTCTGCACTCGGGTTTCCATCCGGTCAATAAACTGGTGGACAGCGAGATTGCTACACTGGAGACCATCTGGAGTCGCGGCGAATTAATCAGCGGGGTTCGCAGCGGCTTTCGGGAGCTAGATAAACTAACCGCAGGCTTGCAACCTTCGGACCTGATCGTGCTGGCCGCCCGCCCCAGCATGGGCAAAACCGCCTTAAGTTTAAATATCGCCTACAATGCCGCGTTTTATAGCAAAATCAAGGTGGCCTTTTTTTCGTTGGAAATGTCCAAGGAACAATTAGTCCGGCGGCTACTTAGCGCGGTGGGGCTAATTGACACCTCGCATTTGCGTCGGGCCTTTCTGACCGAGGACGACTGGCGCAGTCTCCAAGAAGCGGCCAGCCACCTGATGGAATGTCCCATGGTTATTGATGACACCCCGGCCCCCAGCGTTTTAGAAGTACGGGCCAAGTGCCGGCGCCTCAAGGCCGAGGGAAATTTGGGACTGGTTATCATTGATTATCTGCAGCTGATACGGGGCCGTAAAGAGTTAGCCAGCCGGGAACAGGAGATCTCGGAGATTTCTCGGTCGCTTAAGGCCCTGGCCAAAGAGTTGCACGTTCCGGTGCTGGCCCTGTCGCAGCTAAATCGGCGGGTCGAGGATCGGCCTAATAAACGACCACAGTTGGCCGATTTGCGCGAGTCGGGAGCTATTGAGCAAGATGCGGATGTGGTGATCTTTATCTATCGGGATGAGGTCTATAAAGAGGATTCGCCTGATAAGGGCACCGCCGAAATCACCATCGGCAAGCAACGCAACGGTCCCACCGGTAAATTCAAACTGGCCTATCGGGATAAATTCACTCGCTTTGACGACTTTGCCGAGGGGGAGGCCCCGGCGGATTTTTAA
- a CDS encoding Hsp20/alpha crystallin family protein: MAEKELQPRKKEAVATETELTRPGRVFLPAVDIYENPEALVLLADMPGVASDKVMINLKDDRLTITGEVSPPMRGGEQLLVQEYETGNYMREFSLGQIIDQNRIEATMKNGVLRLVLPKVEKAKPRKIEVKVG, from the coding sequence GTGGCCGAAAAAGAATTGCAGCCTAGAAAAAAGGAAGCTGTAGCGACCGAAACTGAGCTTACCAGACCCGGACGGGTCTTCCTGCCGGCGGTAGATATATATGAAAATCCCGAGGCTTTAGTGCTGCTGGCAGATATGCCGGGGGTGGCTTCGGATAAGGTGATGATCAATCTGAAGGACGACCGCCTGACCATTACCGGAGAGGTCAGTCCACCCATGAGAGGAGGAGAGCAACTCCTGGTCCAGGAGTACGAGACCGGCAATTATATGCGGGAGTTTTCTCTGGGCCAGATCATCGACCAGAACCGGATTGAGGCCACCATGAAAAACGGGGTATTGCGGCTGGTTCTGCCCAAGGTGGAAAAAGCCAAACCCCGCAAGATTGAGGTAAAGGTGGGATGA
- a CDS encoding Hsp20/alpha crystallin family protein, producing the protein MPWLTFGPRLDLFRELEQFRREMDRLWEDTFRREPFLRWRAGVYPLVNISEDQDHLYVRAELPGVNPEDIEITLENNSLILRGERKFPEDERGVDYHRREREVGSFRRVIRLPARVEVANVEATCHNGVLTITLTKPEEAKTKQIKVKSS; encoded by the coding sequence ATGCCGTGGTTAACTTTTGGGCCGAGGTTGGACCTATTTCGAGAACTGGAGCAGTTCCGGCGAGAAATGGATCGGCTGTGGGAAGATACTTTTCGCCGGGAGCCATTTTTGCGTTGGCGGGCCGGAGTTTATCCATTGGTGAATATTTCCGAGGACCAAGATCATCTGTATGTCCGGGCCGAGCTGCCCGGCGTCAATCCTGAGGATATTGAAATCACCCTGGAAAACAATAGCCTGATCCTGCGCGGGGAACGCAAATTCCCGGAGGATGAACGGGGAGTGGACTATCATCGCCGGGAACGCGAAGTGGGATCCTTCCGGCGGGTGATCCGCTTGCCGGCACGGGTGGAGGTCGCCAATGTGGAGGCCACCTGCCATAACGGCGTTTTAACCATCACCTTGACTAAGCCGGAAGAGGCCAAAACCAAGCAGATTAAGGTTAAAAGTTCTTGA
- a CDS encoding CMP deaminase: MRPNWDEYFMLIAKLVSTRSTCNSRPTGAVLVKERQILATGYNGSMPGAPHCIDQTMPDGSPYCHRRAMQVADVDKYNYCRASHAEANAIAQAARHGVAIKGASLYVTLEPCYVCLKLLATARIERVFFELPYESQHPERDAFWRQQAVKEAGFKVYQQLNIAPATLEYILPYLQGFTSRRRLPSI, from the coding sequence ATGCGGCCCAACTGGGATGAATATTTTATGTTGATCGCCAAGCTGGTTAGCACCCGGTCCACTTGCAATTCCCGGCCGACCGGCGCAGTGCTGGTGAAGGAGCGCCAGATTCTGGCTACCGGCTACAACGGCTCCATGCCCGGCGCCCCCCACTGCATTGATCAGACCATGCCCGACGGCAGTCCCTATTGCCACCGCCGGGCCATGCAGGTGGCGGATGTAGATAAATATAATTACTGCCGGGCTTCCCACGCCGAAGCTAATGCCATCGCCCAGGCCGCACGCCATGGGGTCGCCATCAAGGGAGCCAGCCTTTACGTCACTCTGGAACCCTGCTATGTATGTCTGAAACTACTGGCCACCGCCCGGATTGAGAGAGTCTTTTTTGAGCTGCCCTACGAATCTCAGCATCCGGAACGGGATGCCTTCTGGCGCCAGCAGGCGGTAAAGGAGGCAGGCTTTAAGGTTTATCAACAACTTAACATTGCACCGGCCACCTTGGAATATATCTTGCCTTATCTGCAGGGCTTTACTTCCCGCCGCCGCTTACCTTCGATCTGA
- the pyrE gene encoding orotate phosphoribosyltransferase, with product MTDSLVREKLLKLLRQEALEFREVILSSGRHSHYYIDCRRVTLSPAGAYLTAQLVLQQLPPREVDALGGLTLGADPIVAAVAAVSYLEGRPLNAFIVRQETKGHGGRQMIEGPPLASGARVAIIDDVATTGGSILKAIQAVQHHTNWQIARVLCLVDRQEGARELLAQAGFELIALFNGDELSLPPK from the coding sequence ATGACTGATTCTTTGGTCCGGGAAAAACTACTCAAGCTGTTGCGTCAGGAAGCCTTGGAATTTAGAGAGGTCATCCTGTCTTCAGGACGCCACAGTCATTATTATATCGATTGCCGCCGGGTGACTCTGTCACCGGCCGGGGCTTATCTGACCGCCCAATTGGTCCTCCAGCAGCTGCCCCCAAGGGAGGTGGACGCTCTGGGTGGCCTGACCCTGGGCGCGGACCCTATTGTCGCCGCGGTTGCCGCGGTCAGTTATCTGGAAGGCCGGCCGCTCAATGCCTTTATCGTGCGCCAGGAAACCAAGGGACATGGGGGCCGGCAGATGATCGAAGGGCCGCCACTGGCGTCAGGGGCCAGGGTGGCCATCATCGACGATGTAGCCACCACCGGCGGCTCCATTCTGAAGGCTATCCAGGCGGTGCAGCACCATACCAACTGGCAGATTGCCCGGGTGCTGTGCCTGGTCGATCGGCAGGAAGGGGCTCGGGAGCTCCTGGCCCAGGCGGGCTTTGAGCTGATTGCCCTGTTTAACGGAGATGAACTATCGCTGCCTCCGAAATAA
- a CDS encoding cytochrome c3 family protein: MRRKGHLWPVALFLIGNLGVIWAQASLPTEPQPQSLIQSPGLQPWQKPPVAFSHQQHEEQRIACATCHHEYDGGRNHWSQGDPVKKCQECHPNRPQTDRPDLKNAFHRQCKGCHLKLSQQGQRAGPIRCLDCHRQI; this comes from the coding sequence ATGCGGCGGAAAGGGCATCTCTGGCCGGTGGCATTATTTCTCATAGGTAATCTGGGGGTGATCTGGGCCCAGGCCAGTCTGCCCACCGAGCCCCAGCCCCAGAGTCTTATTCAAAGCCCAGGCTTGCAGCCCTGGCAAAAGCCGCCGGTAGCCTTCAGCCACCAGCAGCACGAGGAGCAACGCATTGCCTGCGCCACCTGCCATCATGAATATGACGGCGGCCGCAATCACTGGAGCCAGGGAGACCCGGTAAAAAAATGCCAGGAATGTCATCCGAACCGGCCTCAGACCGACCGGCCGGATCTGAAGAATGCCTTTCATCGACAATGCAAGGGTTGTCACTTAAAACTCTCCCAACAGGGCCAGCGGGCCGGACCGATCCGCTGCCTGGACTGCCACCGCCAGATCTGA
- the queD gene encoding 6-carboxytetrahydropterin synthase QueD: MYELKIITQFSAAHRLENFYGKCEALHGHNWKVEIFVVSASLDDAGLVRDFGQLKAAAKEILEEVDHTYLNELPAFRTQNPSSENLARYLFERLGTVINDGQVKVTRVTVWESDTSSASYYLP; encoded by the coding sequence ATGTATGAATTAAAGATTATTACTCAGTTTTCGGCTGCCCATCGCCTGGAAAATTTTTATGGCAAATGCGAAGCCCTGCACGGCCATAACTGGAAGGTAGAAATTTTTGTGGTCTCCGCTTCTCTGGATGATGCCGGATTAGTGCGGGATTTCGGTCAGCTCAAAGCCGCGGCCAAGGAAATTTTGGAGGAGGTTGATCATACTTATCTGAATGAGTTGCCTGCCTTCCGGACCCAGAACCCTTCCTCCGAAAACCTGGCTCGCTACCTCTTTGAACGCTTGGGGACCGTAATCAACGACGGTCAGGTCAAGGTAACCCGAGTCACGGTCTGGGAGTCGGATACCAGCAGCGCCTCTTATTATCTTCCTTAA